The Haloplanus natans DSM 17983 DNA segment TTCAAACTTTCGAACCCAAGAAATGTGGCGCTTCGTAATACAAACGTCCACCATCTACGCCGTTGACATCCTCCGAAGGGATAGCGACGACGTGACCCACCTCCGCGTTCAACCGATCGGCGACGGTTCATAAGACACCGTTCGTACTCCGATATTCGCTCCACGGCGACGGCCTCACGGACCGAGGTCGATAGCTATCTGTGAGAGATCGTCGGGGATGCAGAGCCGACGAGAGGAGGGTGACTCGATCGGACGACGGCGACCGCTAATCCTCGTCCTCTTCGACCACTTCCGGATCGCTCATCGCGCTCTGGAGACTATCGAGCCCGTTGACCCACTCCGACACCAGGCCGTACTCCAGGTCCTCGACCAAGGCGATGTCGAGTTCGTCGCCGTCGACGATACGCGTGCCCGCCTGGACGAGATAGCCCAGCGCGGCGTCTAAGTCCTCGTTGGCCTCGGCGTCGGCCGCGGCGTGGACGTACTCCTCGATGGTCCCGTCCTCGGTGGGGCCGGCGGCGATGTACTCCTCGGCGGCGTAGAAGACACAGACCAGACTGGTCTGGACGCCGTCGACCAGCATCCGTTTCTCCTCGTCGTCCAGATCCACGTCGTCGAGGACGATATCCCGGACGCCGGCCAGTTCCTCGACGGCGGCCTCCTCGTCGAGGCGGCCGTCCTCGTAGGCGTTGATGATCTTCGCGACGGCGATGGCGGCGTCGTCCTGCAGGTTGAGCAGGAGACGCGCCGAATCCTCGTTTTCGGGGTCCAGTTCCTCCTCGGCTACCCGCCCGATCCAGTTCTGCCAGCGGTCTTCCGTGTAGAACGTGTCCTCCACGTCGGTCATACCCTGAAGGAACGTTCGTGGACTCAAAGACCTTTCCTATGCGTCCCCGAGCGCCCCGTCTCGGGCGGTAAGCGTCGCCTCGGTGTCGATGTCGTACACCCGCGCGGGCGTCTCGACGTGCGCCCGCCGAACGGCGTCGTCGTAGCCCTCGTCGAGCAACAGTCGAACGCGTCGGGGCACGGTCTTGGGCCCCATCACCGCCCCCGGCCGGTCGGGGTCGTCTACGAAATCCGTCTCCATCAGGAACGGCACCCCGCTCTCGGCGGCCTCGCGGAGCCACTCCTTTCGACACATGACACTCGGTGTCGGGCCGGCGAGCGTCGGTCCCGCGTAATGTTTGACGACCCGGTGGGCCGGGAGCCCGCGCGCCTCGGCCCAGTCGGCGATATCGGTGAGGTCCTCGCTGGCCTCGGTGTGGAGTTGGACCGCGCAGTCGGCCGCCGCGCCCAGCGCCAACCCGTATTTCAGGACCGCGTTCGAGGCGTCCCACACCGCGTCGGTCGTGTCGTAGTGGGGCCGCCCGGTCTTGAGCGCGAGCGCGCGCCCGTCGCGGACGTACTCGGCGGCGGTATCGAGACCGGCCTGCATCAGGTCCCGGGCGTCCTCGGGCGCGAACCCCCGTTCGTCGACGAGCCTGGAGACGAGGCCGGGGTGGACGCCGAGGACGGGCCACGCCCGGCCGGGGAGCAGGTCGTCCGCGTCGGCGACGACGTCGAGGGTGCGGTCGAAGACGGCCCGGAAATCGTCGCCGGTGTCGGCTTCGACCCCGAGGTGCCACGAGGGTTTGTTGACGACGAGGAGATGCGTCCCGCCGAGGCGGCGGAAGTCGCGTACGGCGTCGAGCCCGCGGCCGGCGTCCGGGTCGAGGTGGAGGTGGTCGTCGAGGACGGGCGCGTCGAGGTCGCTAGTCACGGGAGATCGTCGGCACGCGCGGGTAAAAAATTAGCCGTCCACGTCGCCGTCGAGCGTGACGCTCCCCCCGGCTGCGTTGCGGAGGGCGTCCGAGCGGCCGTGTTCGCCGGGCGCGATGGCGAGCGTCCGGAGACCGCAGGCGTTGGCCGCCTCGATGGCGGGTTTGAAG contains these protein-coding regions:
- a CDS encoding DUF2150 family protein, whose protein sequence is MTDVEDTFYTEDRWQNWIGRVAEEELDPENEDSARLLLNLQDDAAIAVAKIINAYEDGRLDEEAAVEELAGVRDIVLDDVDLDDEEKRMLVDGVQTSLVCVFYAAEEYIAAGPTEDGTIEEYVHAAADAEANEDLDAALGYLVQAGTRIVDGDELDIALVEDLEYGLVSEWVNGLDSLQSAMSDPEVVEEDED
- a CDS encoding TatD family hydrolase, with the protein product MTSDLDAPVLDDHLHLDPDAGRGLDAVRDFRRLGGTHLLVVNKPSWHLGVEADTGDDFRAVFDRTLDVVADADDLLPGRAWPVLGVHPGLVSRLVDERGFAPEDARDLMQAGLDTAAEYVRDGRALALKTGRPHYDTTDAVWDASNAVLKYGLALGAAADCAVQLHTEASEDLTDIADWAEARGLPAHRVVKHYAGPTLAGPTPSVMCRKEWLREAAESGVPFLMETDFVDDPDRPGAVMGPKTVPRRVRLLLDEGYDDAVRRAHVETPARVYDIDTEATLTARDGALGDA